A window of the Megalopta genalis isolate 19385.01 chromosome 2, iyMegGena1_principal, whole genome shotgun sequence genome harbors these coding sequences:
- the SPARC gene encoding secreted protein, acidic, cysteine-rich: protein MRRKIHFLLVAFLLIGLAVDASGQRRRKIRRRTTTTTETSVPDEVMNMLEADEIAEKAAEDAEVTVEDGGNEVGSKRQSLLRMDPCMDKHCGAGRVCKTIDEETAECVCIEICDVEADPRRKVCTQYNETFGSDCEVYQARCFCDTNDARCRGPDYQHVHIEYYGECRQMPMCKEEDMADFPRRMRDWLFNIMRDLADRQELPSHYLKMQREAESNHTLRWTNAAVWKWCDLDGHPHDRAVSRHELFPIRAPLMALEHCIAPFLDSCDINDDHKITLIEWGKCLELEEADLEDKCEELVEATNGEQ from the exons ATGCGGAGAAAAATACACTTCCTGTTGGTCGCGTTCCTCTTGATTGGTCTCGCGGTGGACGCGTCGGGTCAG CGGCGGAGGAAAATTCGACGTcgcacgacgacgacaacggaAACCAGCGTTCCAGATGAGGTCATGAACATGCTCGAGGCTGACGAAATAGCCGAGAAGGCAGCGGAGGACGCTGAGGTCACCGTCGAAGATGGTGGAAACGAGGTTGGATCGAAGCGTCAGAGCTTGCTCCGTATGGACCCGTGCATGGATAAACACTGTGGCGCAGGACGAGTCTGCAAG ACGATCGACGAAGAGACGGCCGAGTGTGTCTGCATCGAAATTTGCGACGTGGAAGCCGATCCGAGGCGAAAGGTTTGCACGCAGTACAACGAAACGTTCGGCAGCGACTGCGAAGTGTACCAAGCGCGTTGTTTCTGCGACACAAACGACGCCAGGTGCAGGGGACCTGACTATCAACACGTCCACATCGAGTACTATGGTGAATGCCGACAGATGCCT ATGTGCAAAGAAGAAGACATGGCTGACTTCCCGAGGCGCATGCGTGACTGGCTTTTCAACATCATGAGAGACTTAGCCGACCGTCAAGAGCTGCCGTCCCATTACTTGAAAATGCAGCGCGAAGCTGAATCGAATCACACGTTGCGTTGGACCAACGCCGCTGTTTGGAAATGGTGCGATTTGGACGGCCATCCCCATGACAGAGCTGTCTCCAGGCACGAGCTCTTTCCTATTCGGGCACCGTTAATGGCTCTGGAGCACTGTATCGCGCCGTTCCTCGATTCCTGTGACATTAATGACGACCATAAAATTACCCTTATCGAATGGGGTAAATGCTTAGAGCTCGAAGAG GCCGATCTAGAAGACAAATGCGAGGAATTAGTGGAGGCAACCAACGGCGAGCAATAA
- the rin gene encoding ras GTPase-activating protein-binding protein 2 isoform X1, whose translation MVMEASPSPQNVGREFVRQYYTLLNQAPAHLHRFYNQHSSFVHGGLDSNRESTPAIGQKQIHQKIQQLNFRDCHAKISQVDSQLTLENGVVVQVSGELSNAGQPMRRFTQTFVLAIQAPKTYYVHNDIFRYQDLIFPDEEEADVGGVEGGVGESGEREGEEGGRSEPEEDEHQNQGQQLSAPATSTEPQVQPPLIPAQPVLQQQQQMYYAPPPQQSHVLPVMQQVLNGSVHEETSLISQPPPQQQQQQPPPPPPAQQHQYINESSSQAQFVQETELDSSAEQQPSESEPQTQTNESREQPETETFNATAQESEPEHQVTNTTNVTSSGPKTYANLVKSSPSTTGAISPQAPKLSMSPPPMTNLRLDDRSPLHPSNSGPVLGSSTTISTPQQQTHRVGNQQPQQHQQQRAPRGGGVQRDGDRRGTRQSQYSDAHQLFLGNLPHNASEDDLRQIFESYGRVVELRIHSKPNDRCKGPQGNNTGKVPNYGFITFEDKQVVSMVLQNLPIYYPAENGQKLNVEEKKVRPRGTIDGSGGRLNSNDGNMRAMGGQQQQQQQRGPGGPGVMRGGQHGARGGRGGFSRGGDGGRGGGGGMRQPGNPSNPSYQNRR comes from the exons ATGGTCATGGAGGCATCCCCATCTCCGCAAAATGTCGGTCGTGAATTCGTCCGACAATATTATACTTTACTCAATCAAGCTCCTGCACATCTCCATag GTTTTACAATCAGCATTCTTCCTTCGTGCATGGAGGATTAGATTCCAATAGAGAATCGACCCCAGCAATTGGTCAAAAGCAAATACATCAGAAAATTCAACAATTAAACTTTCGTGACTGTCATGCCAAAATAAGTCAAGTTGATTCGCAGCTGACTCTTGAGAATGGTGTCGTTGTACAA gtATCTGGCGAACTCTCTAATGCTGGACAACCAATGCGTCGCTTTACCCAAACCTTCGTATTAGCAATTCAGGCCCCGAAAACATACTACGTACATAACGATATATTTCGTTATCAAGATTTGATCTTTCCCGATGAAGAAGAAGCTGATGTAGGTGGTGTAGAAGGGGGTGTAGGTGAGTCCGGTGAAAGAGAAGGGGAGGAGGGAGGGCGTTCTGAGCCCGAGGAAGATGAACATCAAAATCAAGGGCAGCAACTTTCAGCACCAGCTACGTCTACCGAACCGCAAGTCCAGCCACCGCTTATTCCCGCACAACCTGTACTCCAGCAACAACAGCAAATGTATTATGCACCACCACCACAACAATCCCAT GTACTACCGGTAATGCAACAAGTTCTAAATGGTTCAGTTCACGAAGAAACCTCGTTAATTAGCCAGCCACCGccacagcagcaacagcaacagccaCCGCCGCCACCACCTGCACAGCAGCACCAATATATTAACGAATCTTCATCACAGGCACAATTTGTACAAGAAACAGAATTAGACAGCTCAGCTGAACAACAACCATCCGAGAGCGAGCCACAGACTCAGACTAATGAAAGTCGTGAGCAGCCTGAAACTGAAACGTTTAATGCCACTGCTCAAGAGTCTGAACCAGAACATCAAGTGACGAATACAACAAATGTGACCAGTAGTGGACCAAAAACATACGCCAATCTCGTCAAGTCTTCCCCAAGTACCACCGGTGCTATTAGTCCTCAGGCTCCTAAGTTGTCCATGTCGCCG CCTCCGATGACGAACTTGCGTTTGGATGATAGATCGCCATTGCATCCTTCTAACAGCGGTCCAGTACTTGGTTCGTCGACTACTATTTCCACACCTCAACAACAAACCCACAGAGTTGGAAatcaacaaccacaacagcatcAACAGCAACGGGCACCAAGAGGAGGAGGTGTACAACGAG ACGGTGACCGCCGTGGTACAAGGCAGAGTCAATACAGTGACGCGCATCAACTATTTCTTGGAAATTTGCCGCACAACGCATCGGAGGATGATCTGAGGCAAATTTTTGAATCGTATGGTAGGGTAGTGGAATTACGTATACACAGTAAACCGAATGACAGATGCAAAGGACCACAAGGAAATAATACTGGTAAAGTGCCTAACTACGGATTCATCACCTTTGAAGACAAACAAGTTGTTAGCATGGTGTTACAGAATCTG CCAATTTATTATCCTGCGGAGAATGGACAGAAATTAAATGTGGAAGAAAAGAAAGTCAGGCCTAGGGGAACGATAGATGGAAGCGGTGGCCGGTTAAATTCGAATGATGGAAATATGAGGGCAATGGGTggacagcaacagcaacaacaacagagAGGTCCTG GCGGTCCCGGTGTTATGAGAGGTGGTCAACATGGAGCCAGAGGTGGCCGAGGAGGATTTTCGCGGGGTGGCGATGGTGGAAGGGGGGGCGGCGGTGGAATGAGGCAACCCGGTAACCCAAGCAATCCAAGTTACCAGAACCGTCGCTAA
- the rin gene encoding ras GTPase-activating protein-binding protein 2 isoform X2: protein MVMEASPSPQNVGREFVRQYYTLLNQAPAHLHRFYNQHSSFVHGGLDSNRESTPAIGQKQIHQKIQQLNFRDCHAKISQVDSQLTLENGVVVQVSGELSNAGQPMRRFTQTFVLAIQAPKTYYVHNDIFRYQDLIFPDEEEADVGGVEGGVAPATSTEPQVQPPLIPAQPVLQQQQQMYYAPPPQQSHVLPVMQQVLNGSVHEETSLISQPPPQQQQQQPPPPPPAQQHQYINESSSQAQFVQETELDSSAEQQPSESEPQTQTNESREQPETETFNATAQESEPEHQVTNTTNVTSSGPKTYANLVKSSPSTTGAISPQAPKLSMSPPPMTNLRLDDRSPLHPSNSGPVLGSSTTISTPQQQTHRVGNQQPQQHQQQRAPRGGGVQRDGDRRGTRQSQYSDAHQLFLGNLPHNASEDDLRQIFESYGRVVELRIHSKPNDRCKGPQGNNTGKVPNYGFITFEDKQVVSMVLQNLPIYYPAENGQKLNVEEKKVRPRGTIDGSGGRLNSNDGNMRAMGGQQQQQQQRGPGGPGVMRGGQHGARGGRGGFSRGGDGGRGGGGGMRQPGNPSNPSYQNRR, encoded by the exons ATGGTCATGGAGGCATCCCCATCTCCGCAAAATGTCGGTCGTGAATTCGTCCGACAATATTATACTTTACTCAATCAAGCTCCTGCACATCTCCATag GTTTTACAATCAGCATTCTTCCTTCGTGCATGGAGGATTAGATTCCAATAGAGAATCGACCCCAGCAATTGGTCAAAAGCAAATACATCAGAAAATTCAACAATTAAACTTTCGTGACTGTCATGCCAAAATAAGTCAAGTTGATTCGCAGCTGACTCTTGAGAATGGTGTCGTTGTACAA gtATCTGGCGAACTCTCTAATGCTGGACAACCAATGCGTCGCTTTACCCAAACCTTCGTATTAGCAATTCAGGCCCCGAAAACATACTACGTACATAACGATATATTTCGTTATCAAGATTTGATCTTTCCCGATGAAGAAGAAGCTGATGTAGGTGGTGTAGAAGGGGGTGTAG CACCAGCTACGTCTACCGAACCGCAAGTCCAGCCACCGCTTATTCCCGCACAACCTGTACTCCAGCAACAACAGCAAATGTATTATGCACCACCACCACAACAATCCCAT GTACTACCGGTAATGCAACAAGTTCTAAATGGTTCAGTTCACGAAGAAACCTCGTTAATTAGCCAGCCACCGccacagcagcaacagcaacagccaCCGCCGCCACCACCTGCACAGCAGCACCAATATATTAACGAATCTTCATCACAGGCACAATTTGTACAAGAAACAGAATTAGACAGCTCAGCTGAACAACAACCATCCGAGAGCGAGCCACAGACTCAGACTAATGAAAGTCGTGAGCAGCCTGAAACTGAAACGTTTAATGCCACTGCTCAAGAGTCTGAACCAGAACATCAAGTGACGAATACAACAAATGTGACCAGTAGTGGACCAAAAACATACGCCAATCTCGTCAAGTCTTCCCCAAGTACCACCGGTGCTATTAGTCCTCAGGCTCCTAAGTTGTCCATGTCGCCG CCTCCGATGACGAACTTGCGTTTGGATGATAGATCGCCATTGCATCCTTCTAACAGCGGTCCAGTACTTGGTTCGTCGACTACTATTTCCACACCTCAACAACAAACCCACAGAGTTGGAAatcaacaaccacaacagcatcAACAGCAACGGGCACCAAGAGGAGGAGGTGTACAACGAG ACGGTGACCGCCGTGGTACAAGGCAGAGTCAATACAGTGACGCGCATCAACTATTTCTTGGAAATTTGCCGCACAACGCATCGGAGGATGATCTGAGGCAAATTTTTGAATCGTATGGTAGGGTAGTGGAATTACGTATACACAGTAAACCGAATGACAGATGCAAAGGACCACAAGGAAATAATACTGGTAAAGTGCCTAACTACGGATTCATCACCTTTGAAGACAAACAAGTTGTTAGCATGGTGTTACAGAATCTG CCAATTTATTATCCTGCGGAGAATGGACAGAAATTAAATGTGGAAGAAAAGAAAGTCAGGCCTAGGGGAACGATAGATGGAAGCGGTGGCCGGTTAAATTCGAATGATGGAAATATGAGGGCAATGGGTggacagcaacagcaacaacaacagagAGGTCCTG GCGGTCCCGGTGTTATGAGAGGTGGTCAACATGGAGCCAGAGGTGGCCGAGGAGGATTTTCGCGGGGTGGCGATGGTGGAAGGGGGGGCGGCGGTGGAATGAGGCAACCCGGTAACCCAAGCAATCCAAGTTACCAGAACCGTCGCTAA